The following coding sequences lie in one Plectropomus leopardus isolate mb unplaced genomic scaffold, YSFRI_Pleo_2.0 unplaced_scaffold1959, whole genome shotgun sequence genomic window:
- the LOC121965324 gene encoding integrin-linked kinase-associated serine/threonine phosphatase 2C: protein MDLFDDLPEPTQTSGPVSAALSARPRAAAPEEASEEERRPKRKRGDAECRDRKEVEVKKVCKEGLPVLKGYVAARRGERDEMQDAHVLLPDMSGCLSALPGQVSRVSYFAVFDGHGGARASRFAAEHLHHNLAKKFPSGETENLDKLIKKCLMDTFRQTDEDFLKKASSQ, encoded by the exons ATGGACCTCTTTGACGACCTACCGGAACCGACCCAGACCTCCG GTCCGGTCTCTGCAGCGCTCTCAGCTCGACCCCGGGCCGCCGCGCCAGAGGAGGCGTCGGAGGAGGAGAGACGACCGAAACGAAAAAGAGGAGATGCAGAGTGTCGTGACAGAAAGGAGGTGGAGGTCAAGAAAGTTTGTAAAGAAG GCCTCCCCGTGCTGAAAGGCTACGTGGCGGCGAGGCGTGGCGAGCGGGACGAGATGCAGGATGCTCACGTGCTGCTGCCGGACATGAGCGGCTGTCTGTCCGCTCTGCCGGGACAAGT GTCTCGTGTTTCGTACTTCGCCGTGTTTGACGGTCACGGTGGAGCTCGAGCGTCCCGGTTCGCCGCAGAGCATCTTCACCACAATCTGGCCAAGAAGTTCCCCAGCG GAGAAACAGAGAACCTGGACAAGCTGATAAAGAAATGTCTCATGGACACTTTCCGGCAGACGGACGAAGACTTTCTGAAGAAAGCGTCCAGCCAGTAA